The Amycolatopsis mongoliensis genome includes a window with the following:
- a CDS encoding MarR family winged helix-turn-helix transcriptional regulator, which produces MEFEQADALNQAIRLLSLRHRARAAALLAPLGLHPGQEALLLELARTGPRIQAQLSDALGCEPPSVTLMVRKLEASGHLRRGPAPSDKRASVVELTDQGRALAGQVKRLWCELAEETVAGLPDRTVAALPETLRTMTGNVDTRHTRTSRGRGDGGRA; this is translated from the coding sequence GTGGAGTTCGAGCAAGCCGACGCCCTCAACCAGGCGATCCGTCTCCTGAGCCTGCGGCACCGCGCCAGGGCCGCCGCCCTGCTGGCCCCGCTCGGCCTGCACCCCGGTCAGGAGGCGCTCCTGCTCGAGCTCGCCCGGACCGGCCCGAGGATCCAGGCGCAGCTCAGCGACGCGCTCGGGTGCGAGCCGCCGAGTGTCACGCTCATGGTTCGCAAGCTCGAGGCCTCCGGCCACCTCCGACGCGGGCCGGCACCGTCCGACAAACGCGCGAGCGTCGTCGAACTCACCGACCAGGGCCGGGCACTCGCCGGCCAGGTCAAGCGGCTGTGGTGCGAGCTGGCGGAGGAAACCGTCGCCGGCCTGCCCGACCGAACCGTGGCGGCACTGCCCGAGACCCTCCGGACCATGACCGGCAACGTCGACACCAGGCACACCCGGACCTCGCGCGGCCGCGGGGACGGCGGGCGGGCTTAG